A region of the Candidatus Methanoperedens sp. genome:
GCGCGTGTGGAAAATCCTGGTTTTTTTAGGTTCATTTAATCGTCCCTGTCTTAAATTTCTCTTTTGCCCGGGTATAAATACCTGTTTATAAGGACGCTTGCTATGACTTTAAATGTCTCGTTTCAAAAAAATTTAAGTTTGGGGGATGCCCAAAATTATTTATCTTACATAAGCGTATCTCATCCTATGAGATGCATTGATGGTCTTGAATTAAGCCCGAAGAAAAGCGAGTATTTGAAGTACATACTGGAGAAGGGGGGTATTGTACATACGACTGATATTTCGCAGCATTTTAACCTTGATCCTTCAACTATAACCAAGACCATTCAGGAGATGTCGCCGACTAACCTTATCGAACATATCCCGTACAGGGGAGTACAATTAACAGCAAGGGGCAGGGAATTCGCTGAATTCCTGGTCAGGCGGCACAGGATTATAGAATTAATGCTTTCACATTATGGGCTGACGGCACAGGAAGCCTGTGAGGAGGCTTTAAAGCTCGAAGGGCTCATGTCAAAGGATATCGTCGATAAGATATGCAGTTCCCTGGGACATCCCAACATGGGTATATGCGGCAGGATCAAGCATGATACATGCTGCTGCTGCCCTCCTGATAATTAATGGGGTATCAGATGAGCGAACTTTCACCCCATATACCAGACCTTGACCTTATCACTTTTTACAGTGAAAAAGGCACTTCATTTTTCTCCAGGATAAGCCCCTGGACAAAGGCATTAATTCTTTTGCTTATCATAATCTTCGTATCAATAGATAAAAGCCTCATACTGGCAGTGTGCCTTTACCTGGTCGTTTTTTCATTATATGGTTTATCGGGTCTGCCAATCAAAAAATTGTTCCAGTGGTATATGATGCCCTTTATATTTGTTCTGTCATTGGCGCTCATATTAATGTGGAACGAACCTGGGAATCCAATATTTTCCCTGGGGATTCCTTACTTTTCGCTTACTCTCACGGACAACGGACTGCTATTGATGCTTACGCTACTGTTTAAATCAATGGCATCTATGACATACTCTTTATTTTTTCTTATGACCACCAGGTACAATTATTTCTCGGCCATGATTTACCGGGTTTTCCCTTATCCGATCGATCAGGTATTTCTTATGTCATACAGGTTTATCTTTACGACTTTAAAAATGCTCGAATCCATGATCAAAGCCCTCAGGTCAAGAGGTGGTGGCCTTCTAAAAAGTATGCGCAGGCAGAGCAAGATGTTTGCCGAAGTATTCGCCCTGACAATGATACGGTCATACGATAGGGCTGAAAGGATCAATAAGGCCATGGAAGCGAGAGGTTTCAACGGGAGATATGTTGCTGCTACAGGGATACCTGTAATTAGCATGGGTGAATACTTTACTATGTTTGTGGTGACGATATTGATGATTTATCTAATATACTTCGTTAAATTACC
Encoded here:
- a CDS encoding metal-dependent transcriptional regulator, whose product is MRCIDGLELSPKKSEYLKYILEKGGIVHTTDISQHFNLDPSTITKTIQEMSPTNLIEHIPYRGVQLTARGREFAEFLVRRHRIIELMLSHYGLTAQEACEEALKLEGLMSKDIVDKICSSLGHPNMGICGRIKHDTCCCCPPDN
- the cbiQ gene encoding cobalt ECF transporter T component CbiQ, producing MSELSPHIPDLDLITFYSEKGTSFFSRISPWTKALILLLIIIFVSIDKSLILAVCLYLVVFSLYGLSGLPIKKLFQWYMMPFIFVLSLALILMWNEPGNPIFSLGIPYFSLTLTDNGLLLMLTLLFKSMASMTYSLFFLMTTRYNYFSAMIYRVFPYPIDQVFLMSYRFIFTTLKMLESMIKALRSRGGGLLKSMRRQSKMFAEVFALTMIRSYDRAERINKAMEARGFNGRYVAATGIPVISMGEYFTMFVVTILMIYLIYFVKLPF